One part of the Ursus arctos isolate Adak ecotype North America unplaced genomic scaffold, UrsArc2.0 scaffold_16, whole genome shotgun sequence genome encodes these proteins:
- the NKX2-2 gene encoding homeobox protein Nkx-2.2, translating into MSLTNTKTGFSVKDILDLPDTNDEEGSVAEGPEEESEGPEPAKRAGPLGQGTLDTVQSLPLKNPFYDSSDNPYTRWLASTEGLQYSLHGLAAGAAPQDSSSKSPEPSADESPDNDKETPGGGGDAGKKRKRRVLFSKAQTYELERRFRQQRYLSAPEREHLASLIRLTPTQVKIWFQNHRYKMKRARAEKGMEVTPLPSPRRVAVPVLVRDGKPCHALKAQDLAAATFQAGIPFSAYSAQSLQHMQYNAQYSSASTPQYPTAHPLVQAQQWTW; encoded by the exons ATGTCGCTGACCAACACAAAGACGGGGTTTTCAGTCAAGGACATCTTGGACCTGCCGGACACCAACGATGAGGAGGGCTCGGTGGCCGAAGGGCCAGAGGAGGAGAGCGAGGGGCCGGAGCCCGCCAAGAGGGCCGGGCCGCTAGGGCAGGGTACCCTGGATACGGTGCAGAGCCTGCCCCTGAAGAACCCCTTCTACGACAGCAGCGACAACCCATATACGCGCTGGCTGGCCAGCACCGAGGGCCTCCAGTACTCCC TGCACGGGCTGGCGGCCGGCGCAGCGCCCCAGGACTCAAGCTCCAAGTCCCCGGAGCCCTCGGCCGACGAGTCACCGGACAATGACAAGGAGACCCCGGGAGGCGGGGGGGACGCGGGCAAGAAGCGGAAGCGGCGGGTGCTCTTCTCCAAGGCGCAGACCTATGAGCTGGAGCGGCGCTTCCGGCAGCAGCGGTACCTGTCAGCCCCCGAGCGGGAGCACCTGGCCAGCCTCATTCGCCTCACGCCCACGCAGGTCAAGATCTGGTTCCAGAACCACCGCTACAAGATGAAGCGCGCCCGGGCGGAGAAAGGTATGGAGGTGACGCCCCTACCCTCGCCGCGCCGGGTGGCCGTGCCGGTTTTGGTCAGGGACGGCAAACCGTGCCACGCGCTCAAAGCCCAGGACCTGGCAGCCGCCACTTTCCAGGCGGGCATCCCCTTTTCGGCCTACAGCGCGCAGTCTCTGCAGCACATGCAGTACAACGCCCAGTACAGCTCGGCCAGCACCCCCCAGTACCCGACAGCACATCCCCTGGTCCAGGCTCAGCAGTGGACTTGGTGA